The DNA window GGCTCACACCCATACTTCTTCATTTGCTCAAGAACTTCGATTGCGCTGTCCGCTAAATTATTTTGACACAAGGAACTGATCAGCATACTGAATGTAGCTTCATTTGGCAGGCAGACTTTCCTAACCATCTCAGCCATCAGCTCACCGATGTCCTCCCATCGCTTGGCAATGCATAAACCCTTCAACGCTGCATTGTAGCAAACAGTGTTGGGCTTGCATAGCATCGTGTTCAAAAGGTTGAGTGCTTCATCGGCACGTCCTTGCTCTGAGAATCCATTGACAAGGGTGCTATAAATGACGACATCAGGAGTGCACCCGTACCTAGGCATTTGGTCGAGAAGGTGGACGGCGCGGTCGAGCAACCCGTTCTGGCAGAAAGAACGGATCTGCGTGGCGAATGTCACTTCGTTGGGAGGGCAACCGTTCTTGATCATCTCCGCCATGAGCTCCTCAGCCTCCTCCCACTGCTTGGCGACGCACAGGCCCTTGAGCACGGTGTTGTAGGTGTAGGTATCGGGAGCTACCGGCATGGATGCGATGAGGCGGAGCGCGTCGTCGAGGCGGCCGGAGCGGCAGTACCCGTCGATCAGTGCGGTGTAGGTGACGACGTTGGCTGCGCCGGACGCCCTGGCCGCGTCGAGCACGCGCTCCGCGTGGGCGAGGTGGCCCTCGCGGCAGTACCCCGCGACGAGCGTGTTGTGGGAGACGGCgtccgcggcgccggccgccttGAGCGCGCCGAGCACGCGGTccgcgtcggcgaggcggtggtgggCGCAGAGCTTCTTGATGAGTATGTTGCAGGAGATGACGGCGGGGGGCTCCGCTGGGGCCAGGGCGccaccgaggaggaggaggcggagcgcgGCGTCGAGGTCCCCGAGCTGGACGAGGCGGCGCAGCGTGTGACCGGCCGCGCCAGGGcgggccggcgcggctgggttTACCCATATGGAGCTCGCCCTGCGGTTCGCCCAcctggaggaggcggcggcggcgaggcgggggctCGGGCGGTGGGCCCCGTGCTGCTTCGCGCGGGGCGGGAAAGAGAAGTGCTGGTGGGGGGAGGCCGTGGCgggtggcgaggaggaggaggagggggaggccaTCGTcggggtggaggaggcgatAGGGTTGGGGgatg is part of the Oryza brachyantha chromosome 2, ObraRS2, whole genome shotgun sequence genome and encodes:
- the LOC102707652 gene encoding pentatricopeptide repeat-containing protein At1g09900-like, yielding MASPSSSSSPPATASPHQHFSFPPRAKQHGAHRPSPRLAAAASSRWANRRASSIWVNPAAPARPGAAGHTLRRLVQLGDLDAALRLLLLGGALAPAEPPAVISCNILIKKLCAHHRLADADRVLGALKAAGAADAVSHNTLVAGYCREGHLAHAERVLDAARASGAANVVTYTALIDGYCRSGRLDDALRLIASMPVAPDTYTYNTVLKGLCVAKQWEEAEELMAEMIKNGCPPNEVTFATQIRSFCQNGLLDRAVHLLDQMPRYGCTPDVVIYSTLVNGFSEQGRADEALNLLNTMLCKPNTVCYNAALKGLCIAKRWEDIGELMAEMVRKVCLPNEATFSMLISSLCQNNLADSAIEVLEQMKKYGCEPDTVNYNTIINCLSERGRVDDASCLLNSMVCKPDALGFNAVLKGFCRAERWHDASELIAQMFREDCPLTEMTFNILIDALCQNGLVNYATQVFEQMPKYRCTPGIVTYSSLINGFSEQDLVEVAIELFRSMPCQPDIFSYNAVLKGLCRAARWEDSGELIAEMVRKDCPPNEITFNILINSLCQKGLVDRAIEVLEQMPNYGSTPDIFTYNALINGFSEKGRLDDALKLLSTMSCKPDAISYNSTLKGLCRAERWEDAEKLVAEMLRNKCPPNEVTFKYANQLLIMPNRG